In Aegilops tauschii subsp. strangulata cultivar AL8/78 chromosome 3, Aet v6.0, whole genome shotgun sequence, one genomic interval encodes:
- the LOC109758900 gene encoding protein LURP-one-related 11: MAKIQPLAAAASPSSDDQRSQQAYTVWMKSLVFNGNGCTVYGLDGAVAFRVDNYGCRGGREVFFMDRAGNALVRIRRKGFGMFRRWEVCRCAQNGGKEEEEATPWFSVRWAEKGGATVAMHGGAGMCYTIDGCSARKSEYRVHGVDGAVVAEVARKQTPAGVVLGEDVLTLTVASEADQLLFLGLVVVRGLINRSL, encoded by the coding sequence ATGGCCAAGATCCAGCCCCTCGCTGCCGCAGCCTCACCGTCCTCCGATGATCAACGGAGCCAGCAGGCGTACACGGTGTGGATGAAGTCGCTGGTCTTCAACGGCAACGGCTGCACGGTGTACGGcctcgacggcgccgtcgccttTCGCGTCGACAACTACGGTTGCAGGGGCGGCCGCGAGGTCTTCTTCATGGACCGGGCCGGCAACGCCCTCGTCAGGATCAGGCGCAAGGGCTTCGGGATGTTCAGGAGGTGGGAGGTCTGTCGCTGCGCCCAGAACGGcggcaaggaggaggaggaggccacacCGTGGTTCAGCGTGCGGTGGGCCGAGAAGGGCGGGGCCACCGTGGCGATGCACGGCGGCGCGGGGATGTGCTACACGATCGACGGGTGTTCTGCCCGCAAGTCGGAGTACAGAGTACACGGCGTGGATGGCGCGGTGGTGGCGGAGGTCGCACGGAAGCAGACGCCGGCGGGCGTGGTGCTGGGCGAGGACGTGCTGACGCTGACGGTGGCCTCGGAAGCGGATCAGCTGCTCTTCCTGGGTTTGGTCGTCGTGCGTGGCCTCATCAACCGCTCCTTGTGA
- the LOC109758903 gene encoding protein LURP-one-related 11-like: MATARIQPLSAGQQHESAGGDQDQKKMVVYTVWMKSLVFNGHGCTIYGQNGRVAYRVDNYACTRSREVFVMDTAGKALIKLHLKKNFGFFETWQGYLCCNDDDDDDDTSSFQQEPWFSVRKEHRILNKDGRRHGSRAIVRVAADGKAYTIDGASRGSEYYRVSDSDARAVRRKRTASGVALGEDVLTLMMGPAADRLLVVGLVVVCGLLSRCI; encoded by the exons ATGGCCACTGCCAGGATCCAGCCGCTGTCCGCTGGCCAGCAGCATGAATCTGCCGGCGGCGATCAGGATCAGAAGAAGATGGTGGTCTACACGGTGTGGATGAAATCGCTGGTGTTCAATGGCCATGGCTGCACCATCTACGGCCAGAACGGTCGCGTGGCCTACCGCGTCGACAACTATGCCTGCACCCGCAGCCGTGAGGTGTTCGTCATGGACACCGCCGGCAAAGCACTCATCAAGCTACACCTCAAGAAG AATTTTGGCTTCTTCGAGACATGGCAAGGCTACTTATGCTGCaacgatgacgacgacgacgacgacaccTCAAGCTTTCAACAGGAGCCATGGTTCAGTGTTCGGAAGGAGCACAGGATTCTGAACAAGGACGGCCGGCGGCACGGCAGTAGAGCCATCGTCAGGGTCGCCGCCGATGGCAAGGCGTACACTATCGATGGTGCTTCGCGCGGGTCCGAGTACTACAGGGTCAGCGACAGCGACGCAAGGGCGGTCAGGAGGAAGCGGACGGCGTCCGGGGTGGCGCTGGGAGAGGACGTCCTGACGCTGATGATGGGCCCCGCCGCGGATCGCCTGCTCGTCGTTGGGCTCGTGGTCGTGTGTGGCCTGCTCAGCCGCTGCATCTGA